The proteins below come from a single Chryseobacterium capnotolerans genomic window:
- a CDS encoding fibronectin type III domain-containing protein: MSGLLLCKMSRPFKVLIALLCMVMGLSIQAQTITIGTGTSTQKYPLGASWGFERSASIYTAAEIGTTGSILSLGWNSTSASNIGMPVKIYIKPVGTTTTLTAQNWNTLTTGATLLYSGNVGLIPTGWYTIPLQLPYTYNGVDNLMVLVETNYGGTGSFSTGAKLTHSNVPSGHMYIEKDTTPPTTQTGTVTANRPNIQMTFGTPPACLSMPPGGTLSTGTISATNADINWTAYIPAPAQGYDIYYNTTNVPPVAGSTPNLTVPAGTTTANINPLAPLTTYYVWVRAKCSATEQSEWSTSLVFATPATCPAMPTTGTITTGTITATTAVISWTSFGYTPAEGYDIYYNTTGAAPNGNTPPIKNVPSGLTTTLDPLLPDTTYYVWVRARCSSTDQSTWNIIPKSFVTPPTCVPVPIASGATTAGSIVSMTSNSAVVSWPASPSAPAGGYEVYYSTTNTPPAAGAPAGIIVPGTTANLPQLVAGTTYYWWVRALCSPTDKSKWVPGPPFELGQIGFGTGVKSTELPVNSNWGYNYSQQIYKASEVLAAVGAAKFITELKFYVENPASDQTKYNEWVVYMGNTTQNNFTSTSNWVPFSSLKQVWSGTLPTMTSGAWVTIPLTSPLLWDGTSNIVIGVDENAPNYSSTPYATWRAFAGGTPERGLQYRNDSTNPDPASPPSGTRQANIPQIVLKAIELVPCTTAPPTNIKVNNITASTAVVSWTPAIGATYKLQYRPSGGGPWKVIDITAPLTSSWSLYNLSDATQYDVQIATICSGTQGAFSTSTQFTTLALTYCANVPPTATPSGYIGKVVVTPTNGPLMVSNSGYDGYKDYSSDPTRLVTFVRGTTGNKISITKFWPGSTSSYGVGVWIDLNRNGVFEATERFVNATSSTTNPVGTVAAGFEIKLPPNIATYDGTLLTRMRVVMMDGTVSSPCGPFGTYDEGEVEDYAVRLIDQPVCTTAPPTNITVSNITDKSATFSWLAATGATYQLQYREVGTSAWTSVPSTSIPAPGNVYTIPATSPLKEQTKYEVQVSTKCTTSFGSWSASLQFTTLPLQYCTVTGSGDNDHISNVTVTSSNPGVPPMSNTTVQNAYTSYSTPATLITLDAGSSDNKILVAKGWTGSTGNDAVAVWIDFDRNGQFDTSERILGTPASTTTPVTNLFSVPATPPAYVGPYTTTMRVVLKRSTGTTIPTACANAIDGEVEDYAVRIRPCSNVTPNPPTFPIATITHTTAVVNLTGAANTATYLVKYRVAGTLTWTQVYASAVLGNVPLTLIGLSPATTYEVEVSAVCGGITGTPTAIKTFTTRCDPTPPTIAISNITATSALITWNPVVASATYKMRWRKVGAPAWEPEIDLTTPNTYPLNNLESFVTYEVQIANKCAGETSWNSYSNSKVFTTVRICEIAPPGLTITQLLPTSAEVTWDPYPGATYLLRYRKVGIPSWTEIPTAVNTVILNGLVEMTKYEMQVVNICSGKPGNYTPPYYFTTPTVIYCKMTSENSGAEYISKVTVIPNGKPKMENESKGSSYTDYTGVPKTFIELVQGSTDNEIIIEKKWLGKTYKEGVAVWIDFDRNGEFDVYEKVFTSNPNTDTPVSGKFTVPADAFVSTTDYKYVVMRVAMERDSVPVSCVNVKNGEVEDYTVRISKQGVPNPIDQTDILIYPNPVSSILYVKNISKRAKYKIYNAAGQVIVEGILLNNEINVTKLINGVYVIDIDDNGNTAQKKFIKE; the protein is encoded by the coding sequence ATGAGTGGACTTTTACTCTGTAAAATGAGCCGACCTTTTAAGGTGCTCATTGCATTGCTCTGTATGGTCATGGGATTGTCCATACAGGCACAAACCATTACAATTGGTACCGGAACGTCAACCCAAAAGTATCCTTTAGGGGCTTCTTGGGGGTTTGAACGGTCTGCATCTATTTACACAGCAGCTGAAATTGGAACAACCGGAAGTATCTTATCTCTTGGATGGAATTCTACTTCTGCTTCTAATATCGGGATGCCTGTAAAAATTTATATAAAACCGGTAGGAACTACAACCACCCTTACAGCACAAAACTGGAATACTTTAACTACTGGAGCTACTTTATTATATAGCGGAAATGTAGGACTTATCCCAACAGGATGGTATACTATACCTTTACAACTTCCTTATACTTATAATGGGGTAGATAACTTAATGGTGCTTGTGGAAACCAATTATGGTGGTACTGGATCATTTTCTACAGGAGCGAAACTTACGCATTCTAATGTTCCGTCAGGACATATGTATATTGAGAAAGACACAACACCTCCTACCACCCAAACAGGAACGGTTACGGCGAACAGACCCAATATTCAGATGACTTTTGGCACACCTCCAGCATGTTTATCTATGCCTCCGGGTGGAACTTTAAGTACAGGAACGATCTCTGCAACAAATGCTGATATAAACTGGACTGCGTATATACCAGCTCCGGCACAAGGTTATGATATTTATTATAACACGACAAACGTGCCACCAGTAGCTGGATCTACACCTAATTTAACAGTTCCGGCAGGAACAACTACGGCTAATATAAACCCATTAGCTCCGTTGACAACTTACTATGTGTGGGTAAGAGCAAAATGTAGTGCAACTGAACAAAGTGAGTGGTCTACATCTCTAGTCTTTGCTACTCCGGCAACCTGTCCGGCAATGCCTACTACGGGAACAATAACAACGGGAACCATAACTGCTACAACAGCAGTGATAAGCTGGACTTCATTTGGTTATACACCAGCAGAAGGATATGATATTTATTACAATACCACTGGGGCAGCACCTAATGGGAATACCCCGCCAATAAAAAATGTTCCATCAGGATTAACGACGACACTAGATCCTTTACTTCCTGATACAACATATTATGTATGGGTAAGAGCAAGATGTAGCTCGACAGATCAAAGTACATGGAACATTATACCAAAATCGTTTGTAACACCACCTACGTGTGTACCGGTTCCTATTGCATCAGGAGCTACAACAGCTGGTTCAATTGTATCAATGACATCTAACAGTGCTGTTGTTAGCTGGCCGGCATCACCTTCTGCACCAGCAGGCGGGTATGAGGTTTATTATAGTACTACCAATACCCCTCCAGCAGCTGGAGCACCAGCAGGAATTATCGTGCCAGGAACAACTGCAAATTTACCTCAGCTTGTTGCAGGAACTACTTATTATTGGTGGGTAAGAGCACTTTGCTCTCCTACAGACAAAAGTAAATGGGTTCCGGGACCTCCATTTGAACTTGGGCAAATAGGATTTGGTACTGGTGTTAAAAGTACCGAACTTCCTGTGAATTCAAACTGGGGATATAATTATTCTCAACAAATTTATAAAGCTTCAGAAGTATTAGCCGCTGTTGGAGCAGCTAAATTCATTACTGAACTTAAATTCTATGTAGAGAACCCTGCTTCTGATCAAACTAAATACAATGAGTGGGTAGTTTACATGGGGAATACAACACAAAACAATTTTACATCAACTTCAAACTGGGTGCCATTCTCTTCATTGAAACAGGTTTGGTCAGGAACATTACCAACGATGACGTCAGGAGCTTGGGTTACTATACCGTTAACAAGTCCCTTGCTTTGGGATGGAACAAGTAATATTGTAATTGGTGTAGACGAAAATGCACCAAATTATTCGTCCACTCCATATGCTACTTGGAGAGCTTTTGCAGGAGGAACTCCTGAAAGAGGATTGCAATATAGAAATGACAGTACAAATCCTGACCCTGCCTCTCCTCCTTCTGGGACAAGACAGGCAAACATTCCACAGATTGTTCTTAAAGCGATAGAACTTGTACCTTGTACAACAGCGCCTCCTACTAATATTAAAGTAAATAATATTACAGCAAGTACAGCTGTTGTTTCATGGACGCCTGCAATTGGGGCTACTTATAAATTACAGTATAGACCATCTGGGGGTGGACCTTGGAAAGTAATTGATATTACAGCTCCATTGACGAGCAGCTGGTCATTATATAATTTGTCTGATGCCACTCAGTATGACGTTCAGATTGCAACAATCTGTAGTGGAACTCAGGGAGCATTCTCTACAAGTACTCAGTTTACAACACTGGCCCTTACTTATTGTGCTAATGTACCTCCTACAGCTACTCCATCTGGATATATCGGTAAAGTAGTTGTTACTCCTACAAATGGCCCATTAATGGTAAGCAATTCAGGATATGACGGATACAAAGATTATTCCAGTGATCCTACAAGATTAGTTACCTTTGTTAGAGGAACAACAGGTAATAAAATTAGTATTACAAAATTCTGGCCTGGATCAACATCCAGTTATGGAGTTGGAGTGTGGATTGACCTTAACAGAAACGGTGTTTTTGAAGCAACAGAAAGATTCGTTAATGCCACAAGCAGTACTACTAACCCGGTAGGAACTGTAGCAGCAGGTTTTGAAATAAAACTTCCGCCAAACATTGCTACCTATGATGGAACTCTTCTTACTCGTATGCGCGTAGTAATGATGGATGGTACTGTTTCTTCTCCTTGTGGACCATTTGGAACATACGATGAAGGAGAAGTAGAAGACTATGCTGTAAGATTGATTGATCAACCAGTATGTACAACGGCCCCGCCAACAAACATTACGGTTTCAAACATTACAGATAAAAGTGCTACATTCTCTTGGTTAGCAGCTACAGGTGCTACTTATCAATTGCAGTATAGAGAAGTTGGAACTTCTGCATGGACTTCAGTTCCTTCTACTTCTATTCCTGCACCAGGGAACGTATACACTATTCCTGCAACATCACCTTTGAAAGAACAAACCAAATATGAAGTACAGGTATCAACAAAATGTACTACTAGCTTCGGATCTTGGTCAGCTTCATTACAGTTTACTACATTACCATTACAGTATTGTACTGTAACGGGTAGTGGAGATAATGATCATATTTCAAATGTTACAGTTACTTCTTCTAACCCGGGAGTACCGCCTATGAGTAATACTACTGTTCAGAATGCTTACACAAGCTATTCTACACCGGCAACTCTTATTACTTTAGATGCAGGTTCTAGTGATAATAAAATTCTTGTGGCAAAAGGCTGGACCGGATCAACAGGTAATGACGCAGTAGCTGTTTGGATTGACTTTGACAGAAACGGACAGTTTGATACGAGTGAAAGAATTCTTGGTACGCCTGCGAGTACTACTACTCCGGTTACCAATCTGTTTAGTGTTCCTGCTACACCTCCTGCTTATGTAGGACCATATACAACGACAATGAGAGTTGTATTGAAGCGTTCAACGGGTACAACTATTCCTACAGCATGTGCAAATGCTATTGACGGAGAAGTTGAAGATTATGCTGTAAGAATCAGACCATGTAGCAATGTAACGCCAAATCCTCCGACTTTTCCTATAGCTACAATAACTCATACAACAGCTGTTGTTAATTTGACTGGTGCTGCTAATACAGCAACTTATCTGGTGAAATACAGAGTGGCAGGAACTCTTACATGGACGCAGGTATATGCTTCTGCAGTATTAGGAAACGTTCCGCTTACCCTTATTGGATTAAGCCCGGCAACAACCTACGAAGTTGAAGTGTCTGCAGTTTGTGGAGGTATAACAGGTACTCCTACAGCAATTAAAACATTTACAACAAGATGTGATCCTACGCCTCCAACAATAGCAATAAGTAATATTACTGCTACAAGTGCATTAATTACCTGGAATCCGGTAGTAGCGAGTGCAACTTATAAAATGAGATGGAGAAAAGTGGGCGCACCAGCTTGGGAGCCTGAAATTGATCTTACTACTCCTAATACATACCCGTTGAATAATCTGGAGTCATTTGTGACTTATGAGGTTCAGATTGCCAATAAATGTGCTGGTGAGACTAGCTGGAACAGTTACTCAAATTCTAAAGTATTTACAACAGTAAGAATATGTGAAATTGCTCCTCCAGGATTGACAATTACTCAATTATTGCCAACATCTGCAGAGGTTACGTGGGATCCATACCCAGGAGCAACTTATCTTCTTAGATATAGAAAAGTAGGTATTCCAAGCTGGACAGAAATTCCTACAGCTGTTAATACAGTTATCCTGAACGGTCTTGTTGAAATGACGAAGTATGAAATGCAGGTAGTAAATATCTGTAGTGGGAAACCAGGAAACTATACGCCGCCTTACTACTTTACAACCCCAACTGTAATTTACTGTAAGATGACATCAGAAAACTCAGGAGCAGAATATATTTCCAAGGTAACTGTGATTCCAAATGGAAAACCAAAAATGGAAAATGAGTCAAAAGGATCAAGCTATACAGATTATACAGGAGTTCCTAAAACATTTATCGAGTTAGTTCAAGGATCTACAGATAATGAGATCATCATCGAGAAAAAATGGTTAGGAAAAACGTATAAAGAAGGAGTTGCAGTTTGGATCGACTTTGATAGAAACGGTGAGTTTGATGTTTATGAGAAGGTATTTACTTCAAATCCAAACACAGACACTCCTGTATCAGGTAAGTTTACAGTACCAGCAGATGCTTTTGTAAGTACAACAGATTACAAATATGTTGTAATGAGAGTAGCAATGGAAAGAGATAGTGTTCCTGTAAGCTGTGTGAATGTTAAGAATGGAGAAGTGGAGGACTATACGGTAAGAATTTCTAAACAAGGAGTTCCTAATCCAATAGACCAGACAGATATCCTGATCTATCCGAACCCTGTAAGTTCAATACTGTATGTAAAAAATATCAGCAAAAGAGCCAAATATAAAATTTACAATGCAGCAGGGCAGGTAATTGTAGAAGGTATTTTATTAAATAACGAAATTAATGTAACGAAATTGATTAATGGAGTTTATGTAATAGATATCGATGACAACGGTAATACTGCTCAAAAGAAATTTATTAAAGAATAA
- a CDS encoding DUF6048 family protein, whose amino-acid sequence MKTRLIFTLFCSLFGVLIGAQEGKKEEEKKTHWKYEPNFMVGFDMLNGGVGFFSDRKLYQGFISSKINGNVHAVAEAGFEKNVYQKNGYDAKVNGPFIKLGAFYMLAKDKENEFNGFYAGGKVAGSFYNQEYMAIPVRGYGGSASSVAFPASSQSSFWLEGTLGGRVQLFESNFYIDVNLQPRYLVYTSKQDNISPMIVPGFGKSSSKFNMGFAWNIAYKF is encoded by the coding sequence ATGAAGACAAGACTAATCTTTACCTTGTTTTGTAGCCTTTTCGGGGTTTTAATAGGGGCACAGGAAGGCAAAAAGGAAGAAGAAAAGAAGACACACTGGAAATATGAGCCAAATTTTATGGTTGGGTTTGATATGTTGAATGGCGGCGTTGGATTTTTTTCAGACAGAAAGTTATATCAGGGATTTATTTCCTCGAAAATAAATGGAAATGTTCATGCGGTTGCGGAAGCAGGTTTTGAAAAAAATGTATATCAGAAAAATGGCTATGACGCTAAAGTAAATGGTCCCTTTATTAAACTTGGGGCATTCTATATGCTGGCTAAGGATAAAGAAAATGAATTTAATGGATTTTATGCAGGAGGAAAGGTAGCCGGATCATTTTATAATCAAGAATATATGGCTATTCCTGTAAGAGGATATGGAGGAAGTGCTTCTTCGGTGGCGTTTCCTGCTTCATCACAATCTTCTTTCTGGCTGGAGGGTACTTTGGGAGGAAGAGTGCAGTTATTTGAGTCCAATTTTTATATTGACGTAAACCTACAGCCTCGTTATTTGGTATATACTTCTAAACAGGATAATATTTCTCCAATGATCGTTCCGGGATTTGGAAAAAGCTCTTCAAAATTTAATATGGGATTTGCATGGAATATCGCTTATAAATTTTAG